Within Paeniglutamicibacter psychrophenolicus, the genomic segment TCCTTACCATTCGTGTTCTCGGTGGCTCTGGCCGTCGCTATGCAGGCATCGGCGACGTAATCGTCGCCACCGTCAAGGATGCAATCCCTGGCGGAAACGTAAAGAAGGGTGACGTCGTCAAGGCTGTCATCGTTCGCACCAAGAAGGAGCGCCGTCGTGTAGACGGTTCCTACATCAAGTTCGACGAGAACGCAGCTGTCATCCTCAAGGCTGACGGCGAGCCCCGCGGAACCCGTATTTTCGGACCGGTTGGGCGTGAACTTCGCGACAAGAAGTTCATGAAGATCGTTTCCCTGGCTCCGGAGGTGCTGTAACCATGGGTGCAAAAATTAAGAAGGGTGACCTTGTTCAGGTCATCGCCGGTTCCGACCGCAACAAGCAGGGCAAGGTGCTGAAGGTATTCCCCGCAGCGCAGCGCGTTCTTGTTGAGGGCGTCAACCGCGTCACCAAGCACACCAAGGCCGGCCAGACCGAGCGTGGCACGCAGACCGGTGGCATTGAGGTCGTTGAGGCCCCGATGCACATCTCGAATGTCGCAATCGTTGACCCGGAGACCAAGAAGCCGACCCGCGTTGGCTTCCGCGAGGAAACCGTGGAGAAGAACGGCGTGTCCAAGACCGTCCGTGTTCGCTTCGCCAAGTCTTCCGGAAAGGCACTGTAATGACTGAA encodes:
- the rplN gene encoding 50S ribosomal protein L14; this encodes MIQQESRLKVADNTGAKEILTIRVLGGSGRRYAGIGDVIVATVKDAIPGGNVKKGDVVKAVIVRTKKERRRVDGSYIKFDENAAVILKADGEPRGTRIFGPVGRELRDKKFMKIVSLAPEVL
- the rplX gene encoding 50S ribosomal protein L24, whose amino-acid sequence is MGAKIKKGDLVQVIAGSDRNKQGKVLKVFPAAQRVLVEGVNRVTKHTKAGQTERGTQTGGIEVVEAPMHISNVAIVDPETKKPTRVGFREETVEKNGVSKTVRVRFAKSSGKAL